Proteins from a genomic interval of Pseudodesulfovibrio nedwellii:
- a CDS encoding FecCD family ABC transporter permease, whose protein sequence is MTVASRISISKGATLTLLAVSLAALVIVATGLGFIPVSPGEVMTALTDALRGATDSIDPLKTSVIFEVRLPRILTATAVGFGLAVAGTVFQGLLLNPLADPFTLGVSSGAAFGAALSLLLGLSFFGQATLLLMAFAGATTTLFAVIAMSGRDGELSPTNLILAGVIVSAILSAGLSCIKYLADEKVSVIVFWLMGSFVARTWTDVILTAGTGIFGFAVCLFFARDLNIMSLGSRSAKSLGVDTGKVRLILLVTASLISAVCVSVSGVIGFVGLIIPHLMRMIIGPDNRWLLPASGLNGAILLLAADTLTRTGLPHEVPIGVLTALIGGPIFCWIFTRSKRRRG, encoded by the coding sequence ATGACCGTCGCTTCTCGTATATCCATCAGCAAAGGGGCAACCCTCACTCTGCTCGCAGTCTCACTGGCCGCGTTGGTGATCGTTGCTACCGGTCTTGGCTTCATTCCGGTCTCACCGGGTGAAGTCATGACAGCGCTGACGGATGCTCTGCGAGGGGCGACGGACTCCATAGACCCGCTCAAAACAAGCGTTATTTTCGAAGTACGTCTTCCCCGTATTCTCACTGCCACAGCTGTGGGCTTTGGCCTTGCAGTGGCCGGCACAGTGTTTCAAGGGTTACTCCTCAACCCACTGGCCGATCCTTTCACGCTGGGCGTCTCTTCCGGCGCAGCATTCGGAGCGGCCTTGAGCCTTTTGCTTGGCCTGTCATTCTTCGGGCAGGCAACACTGTTGCTCATGGCTTTTGCCGGAGCAACGACCACGCTTTTCGCGGTCATCGCCATGTCAGGACGCGACGGAGAATTGTCGCCCACTAACTTGATCCTGGCAGGCGTCATTGTTTCCGCCATTCTGTCCGCCGGACTGAGCTGCATCAAATATCTGGCCGACGAAAAAGTATCAGTGATCGTGTTCTGGCTTATGGGCAGCTTCGTAGCCCGCACCTGGACTGACGTCATCCTGACCGCCGGAACCGGTATATTCGGCTTTGCGGTCTGCCTATTTTTCGCCCGAGACCTCAACATCATGAGTCTGGGGTCTCGCTCTGCCAAAAGTCTGGGCGTGGATACGGGCAAAGTTCGTCTCATACTTTTGGTCACGGCATCCCTGATCAGCGCGGTCTGCGTTTCCGTCTCCGGGGTTATCGGCTTCGTGGGATTAATTATTCCTCATCTCATGCGCATGATTATCGGGCCGGACAACCGCTGGCTTCTTCCAGCCTCAGGCTTGAACGGAGCTATACTATTACTCGCAGCCGACACCCTGACCCGCACAGGTTTGCCCCATGAAGTTCCCATTGGCGTTCTCACCGCGCTCATCGGTGGCCCGATCTTTTGTTGGATATTCACCCGCTCCAAAAGGCGCCGGGGGTAA
- a CDS encoding sirohydrochlorin cobaltochelatase produces MSIHRLNVVLFSCLLTVLMVAPAQAGHHEKGPVKDAIVLAAFGTSYPEALKSILNIRNKVEKAYPDTPVKLAFTSSIIRDIWHERQNDTAWQKKNAGVPADILSVKGPLATIADLQDEGYKAIAVQSLHVFAGEEFSDLTQTMIGLRSIRALKAKSVPFKSLRLGRPALGMPGDVYPYTDDIADATKALKADVDAAKKMNAALVYMGHGNDFFSTGIYAQFQSEMQKTYGHPIFVACVEGYPAFDDMLVNLKASGSKKILLKPFMIVAGDHASNDMAGDEDDAWKVMLTKAGFDVTIDLSGLGSVDTWADIYVRHLKDAMAQTHMLP; encoded by the coding sequence ATGTCTATCCACAGACTCAATGTCGTACTTTTCTCCTGTCTTCTCACGGTCCTCATGGTGGCCCCGGCGCAGGCCGGACATCATGAAAAAGGCCCGGTCAAAGACGCTATCGTCCTGGCCGCATTCGGAACATCGTATCCCGAAGCACTCAAATCCATCCTGAACATTCGCAACAAAGTTGAAAAGGCCTACCCCGATACTCCGGTCAAACTCGCTTTCACCTCAAGCATCATCCGTGACATTTGGCATGAACGCCAAAACGACACGGCATGGCAGAAAAAAAATGCCGGTGTGCCTGCTGACATCCTCAGCGTCAAAGGTCCTTTGGCAACCATCGCCGACCTTCAGGACGAAGGCTACAAGGCTATTGCGGTGCAGTCCCTTCATGTTTTTGCCGGTGAAGAATTCTCCGACTTGACCCAAACGATGATCGGCTTGCGCTCCATTCGCGCCCTCAAGGCCAAATCCGTTCCCTTCAAAAGCTTGCGCCTTGGCCGTCCGGCTCTGGGCATGCCCGGAGATGTGTATCCGTACACTGACGACATCGCCGATGCCACCAAAGCTCTCAAAGCTGACGTCGATGCCGCCAAAAAAATGAATGCTGCTCTTGTCTACATGGGACACGGCAACGATTTTTTCTCCACCGGCATTTACGCCCAGTTCCAAAGTGAAATGCAGAAAACATACGGTCACCCAATCTTTGTGGCCTGCGTTGAAGGCTATCCTGCTTTCGATGACATGCTGGTAAACCTCAAAGCTTCAGGGTCAAAGAAAATCCTGCTCAAGCCCTTCATGATCGTTGCAGGCGACCACGCTTCCAACGATATGGCCGGTGACGAAGACGATGCATGGAAAGTCATGCTGACCAAGGCGGGTTTTGACGTAACCATCGACCTGAGCGGTCTCGGTTCTGTCGACACATGGGCTGACATTTACGTACGCCACTTGAAAGACGCCATGGCTCAAACGCACATGCTTCCCTAA